In Muribaculum gordoncarteri, the genomic window AGCCTATATCGTTTTGCACAGCGAATTTTCAAATAATAGTAATTTTTTAAAGTCACCATGAACCACCGATTTTTAACTATCATTTCTACCGGCGCGTTAGGGTTGGCCTCGATGTTTGCGACGGCCCAGAACCCCATTGTGCGCGACCAGTTTACCGCCGACCCTACGGCGCGAGTTTTTAATGGAAAAATGTATCTTTATCCATCGCACGACATTCCCAGCCCCATCGAGAGCCTCAAGGAATGGTTCTGCATGGCCGATTATCATGTGTTCTCCTCCGACAATCTTGTCGACTGGACCGACCACGGCATGATAATAACTCAGAACAATGTGCCTTGGGTACGCCCCGACTCTTATTCGATGTGGGCGCCCGATTGCGTTTACAAAAACGGAGAGTACTTTTTCTACTTCCCCTCGGCACCCAAGGGTGAGCGTCGCGGATTCCAGATAGGTGTTGCCCGCTCGACATCGCCTACCGGCCCGTTCATGCCCATGCGTGAGGCTATCAAGGGTGTCAACGGTATCGACCCCTGTGTCCTTATTGACGACGACGGCCAGAGCTATATCTACTGGTCGGGAGGCGGCATGATGGGTGCAAAGCTCAAGGACAACATGGTTGAGCTCGCTTCCGATCCCGTGAGAATGGAAGGTCTGCCCGACGGTTTCAAGGAAGGTCCGTTTATCTTCAAGCGTAACGGAAAGTACTACTATACATTCCCCTGGGTACGCAAGGAAACCGAAACATTGGCCTATGCAATGGGTGACAATCCCCTCGGCCCGTTTGAGTTCAAGGGCGTTATAATGGAGGAATCGCCCACAGGCTGCTGGACCAACCATCACTCGATTGTAGAGTACAACGGCCAGTGGTATCTCTTCTATCATCACAACGACTACTCTCCCGAGTTTGACAAGAACCGTTCGGCTCGCATCGACTCGCTTGAGTTCAATGCCGACGGCACTATCCGTCCGGTAGTTCCCACTCTCCGTGGTGTAGGTATATCCGACGCTCGCCGTCACATTGAAATTGACCGTTACAGCTCAATAAGCCCCAAGGGTGTCAAGATTGACTTCCTCAATCCCGACAACAAGTTTGACGGCTGGAAGAGCTCGTTCAGCAAGGGCGGCTCATGGGTACGTTATAATAAGGTCAACTTCGGCGAGAAGCCCGTCAAGACCGTTTCGGCCCGCGTTAAGTCACCTGCCGGAGGCACGCTCAATGTGCTTGTCGACGGTCCCAAGGGCAAGAAGGTTGCTTCGATAAAGGTGCCCAAGTGCAATGACTGGCGTGTAGTTTCAGCCGACATCGTTGGCGATGCTCCTCTTGGCGTTCATGACCTCGTGGTGGCTCTTCAGAATGGCCGCGTCGATGTCGACTGGGTAGGCTTTGACGCTCTTCCCTGGACTGCAGGTGCTATGACCACAGGCCGCTACCGCAACATGTTTGCCGAAGCCGGATATTCTCAGGCCGAAATCGATGCCAAGCTTGCCGCTATCTACGACAGCGTTTTCCACGGTCCTAACAAGGTTTACTTCGAGGTGGGCGATTCGATGGCCTACATCTCTGACATAAAGAACCATGATGTGCGCACCGAAGGTATGTCCTACGGAATGATGATTGCCGTTCAGTTTGACAAGAAGGATGTCTTTGACCGCCTGTGGCGTTGGTGCCGCAAGTACATGCAGCACTCTTCGGGTGACATGGACGGATACTTTGCATGGAGCTGCAAGACCGATGGTACACGTAACTCTCAAGGCCCCGCTTCCGACGGTGAGCTTTATTACATCACATCGCTGATATTCGCCTCCAACCGATGGGGCAATGACACCGGCATCAACTATCTTGCCGAGGCACGCAACATCCTTGACAAGTCGATGCTCAAGACGGGTCACAACCGTGTGGCTCCGTTGATCGATGTCAACCACAAGCTCATCACCTTCACTCCCGACCGTTGGGGTGGACGCTATACCGACCCCTCTTACCATCTGCCCGCATTCTACGAAGTATGGGCCAAGTGGGCCGGCGACAACCGCTCCGAATACTGGCTTGAGTGTGCTAAGGCAAGCCGCGAATATCTGCACAAGTGTACTCATCCCGTTACCGGTCTTAACCCCGACTACAGCAACTACGACGGTACACTGCTCGGCCGCAACGGCATTTTCGGCGACGCTTTCCGCTTCGACTCTTGGCGTGTGCCCATGAACATTGCGCTTGACTACTCATGGTCATGTGCCGACGGCGATTGGCAGCGTGCCTATGGCAACCGCATTCAGGACTTCCTCTACTCTCAGGGTATCGATGACTTCGTTGACCAGTACAATGTCGACGGCTCTACAGTTGAGCGCATAGCATCAGCCGGAGGTAAGACAAAACTGCGTCACTCACTCGGTCTTGTGGCTACTTCGGCAGCTGTTTCGCTCACCTGCACCGATCCCAAGTGCTATGAGTTTATCCACAAGTTGTGGAACTCGGGTCATCAGCCTTACGATGACGGTTATTTCGACGCTTATTACGACGGATTGCTGCGACTCTTCGCATTCATGCACCTCAGCGGCAATTATCGTGTAATTTGTCCCGCTGAAAATAGCTCGGAATCAATTTAATTGTGTAACTTAGCTAAAGAAAAAATTATCACATCGATTCTTTAGTTATGGATTACATTCTCAAATGCCTTTCGGCATTTCTATGTGCGATATGTTTTGCAGGCTGTACCGCAAGTGTGCCTGTCGATAATGTGACGGATGCCGGTACGGCTCCCGAAATCACTCCCGACTATACCGGAATAGTGATACCTCCCAATATCGCGCCGATGAACTTTGAGATTGTAAATCCTGGCAAAGAATACGTAACACGCATCACAGGGGCCGACGGCGGTGAACTCACTGCCGCCGGCCGTGTGGTGAAGTGGAATATCGACGATTGGCATAAACTGCTTGAAGCCAATCGCGGAAAGACACTCGACTACGAAGTGTTTGTAAAGGACGACAGCGGCAAGTGGAAGCGTTACACGTTTTCCTGCACTGTGGCTCCCGACGATATAGACCCTTACATCTCTTACCGACTTATCGAACCATCCTATGAGCAATATGCGCTGCTCACCATCAATCAGCGTGACTTGACATCGTTTGATGAGGATGTGGTGTTCAACAACACGTTGCTTAACGACGACAGCCGAGGATTCTGCATCAACTGTCACGTGCCGCGTAACCAATATCGCGACGGCAGTTCGCAGTTTCATGTGCGTCAGTTCCATGGCGGCACGGTATTGATGACCGACGGCAAGGTGCGCAAGGTGAATCTTAAGACCGACAGCACGTTGGCGGCCGGCGTTTACCCCGCATGGCATCCCACGCTCAATCTCATTGCCTATTCGGTCAACACCACCAAGCAGCGATTCTTTTCGGTGGGCGACCGCAAGGTTGAGGTCTACGACACTAAATCCGACATGATTCTCTACGACATCGACCGCGATGAAGTGCGCAACATCGCAGCCGACACTACATTGCTGGAAACTTTCCCGGCATGGCATCCCGACGGCAAGCGCCTCTACTATTCGGTTGCCGCATATCCTGAAGGTTCCGGTCCCGGAAACATCATTGAAAAGTATGACAGTGTGCGTTACGACATAGTGTACCGTGACTTCGATCCCGAAACCTGTTTCTCCAGCCCCG contains:
- a CDS encoding TolB family protein, giving the protein MDYILKCLSAFLCAICFAGCTASVPVDNVTDAGTAPEITPDYTGIVIPPNIAPMNFEIVNPGKEYVTRITGADGGELTAAGRVVKWNIDDWHKLLEANRGKTLDYEVFVKDDSGKWKRYTFSCTVAPDDIDPYISYRLIEPSYEQYALLTINQRDLTSFDEDVVFNNTLLNDDSRGFCINCHVPRNQYRDGSSQFHVRQFHGGTVLMTDGKVRKVNLKTDSTLAAGVYPAWHPTLNLIAYSVNTTKQRFFSVGDRKVEVYDTKSDMILYDIDRDEVRNIAADTTLLETFPAWHPDGKRLYYSVAAYPEGSGPGNIIEKYDSVRYDIVYRDFDPETCFSSPDTIVNVASSGKSALLPRVSPDGRYLLYSMAPFGTFHIWHPESDLYVVDLATGENRELTEANSDDTESYHSWSSNSRWIVFSSRRDDGSYTRPYITYFSPEGKASKAFVVPQESPDYYRHLMKSYNVPEFFVAPVEVPRAELLDAILGDACPVKFVSDSAE
- a CDS encoding glycosyl hydrolase family 8; amino-acid sequence: MNHRFLTIISTGALGLASMFATAQNPIVRDQFTADPTARVFNGKMYLYPSHDIPSPIESLKEWFCMADYHVFSSDNLVDWTDHGMIITQNNVPWVRPDSYSMWAPDCVYKNGEYFFYFPSAPKGERRGFQIGVARSTSPTGPFMPMREAIKGVNGIDPCVLIDDDGQSYIYWSGGGMMGAKLKDNMVELASDPVRMEGLPDGFKEGPFIFKRNGKYYYTFPWVRKETETLAYAMGDNPLGPFEFKGVIMEESPTGCWTNHHSIVEYNGQWYLFYHHNDYSPEFDKNRSARIDSLEFNADGTIRPVVPTLRGVGISDARRHIEIDRYSSISPKGVKIDFLNPDNKFDGWKSSFSKGGSWVRYNKVNFGEKPVKTVSARVKSPAGGTLNVLVDGPKGKKVASIKVPKCNDWRVVSADIVGDAPLGVHDLVVALQNGRVDVDWVGFDALPWTAGAMTTGRYRNMFAEAGYSQAEIDAKLAAIYDSVFHGPNKVYFEVGDSMAYISDIKNHDVRTEGMSYGMMIAVQFDKKDVFDRLWRWCRKYMQHSSGDMDGYFAWSCKTDGTRNSQGPASDGELYYITSLIFASNRWGNDTGINYLAEARNILDKSMLKTGHNRVAPLIDVNHKLITFTPDRWGGRYTDPSYHLPAFYEVWAKWAGDNRSEYWLECAKASREYLHKCTHPVTGLNPDYSNYDGTLLGRNGIFGDAFRFDSWRVPMNIALDYSWSCADGDWQRAYGNRIQDFLYSQGIDDFVDQYNVDGSTVERIASAGGKTKLRHSLGLVATSAAVSLTCTDPKCYEFIHKLWNSGHQPYDDGYFDAYYDGLLRLFAFMHLSGNYRVICPAENSSESI